A genomic segment from Chitinophagaceae bacterium encodes:
- a CDS encoding carboxypeptidase-like regulatory domain-containing protein, with the protein MQQWDNHNKNWGASDFERYYSGKMNKEEMYALENDALNDAFLQDALEGCKHTQSAIDDIEEIKKKLAQKKQSKLVPIEWYRQKKAKDFLKIAATVFLFISLGWLFYNNKEEVQSKSTTELAQLKTEPGQEQNVPETETTSIADSTVSLPETNTQKTNGKSSLAENKAAENNAGTTVTRVEDDAADNFSQKITATINETAKKETKVNEHLKQSPMPGLSADKNYSGAVNNMHQHIFSGSVKDQAGQPVPNAIVYDTKTRNTVQTNAYGQFNIQAIDTAMSIAVNAMGYEQATQSINSNDMLANNIVLQKADQQLSEVVVTLANAKVKKSSNSLNIVKIRGASSLKTNGEPMYVVNNQVLPASDFMQIPSGFIKSMQVIKDKNAAAIYGSMATNGIVVVTLKENLSLHKPATVTLINVAIISGETALRQFAKDSLFVVSNKKTIELKFDTDDSGIPVRIAVKNSICSSCDNKAIQMLNLATWQKVKKGKKAGVKLNF; encoded by the coding sequence ATGCAGCAATGGGACAACCATAATAAAAATTGGGGCGCATCAGATTTTGAGCGCTATTATTCAGGTAAAATGAATAAGGAAGAAATGTATGCCCTGGAAAATGATGCCTTAAACGATGCTTTTTTGCAGGATGCATTGGAAGGATGTAAACATACACAATCGGCTATTGATGATATTGAAGAAATTAAGAAAAAACTTGCTCAAAAAAAGCAAAGTAAGTTAGTTCCTATTGAATGGTACAGGCAAAAAAAAGCAAAAGATTTTTTAAAAATTGCCGCTACCGTTTTTCTTTTCATAAGCCTTGGCTGGCTTTTTTATAACAATAAAGAAGAAGTACAATCCAAGAGTACTACTGAGCTGGCACAATTAAAAACAGAACCTGGGCAAGAGCAGAATGTACCCGAAACAGAAACCACATCAATTGCTGATTCAACAGTTTCTTTACCAGAAACCAATACCCAAAAAACAAACGGAAAAAGTTCATTAGCAGAAAACAAAGCTGCCGAAAACAATGCAGGTACAACGGTAACAAGAGTAGAAGATGATGCTGCCGATAACTTTTCGCAGAAAATAACTGCCACAATAAACGAAACTGCAAAAAAAGAAACAAAAGTAAATGAACATCTAAAACAAAGCCCAATGCCCGGGCTAAGTGCCGATAAAAATTATTCCGGTGCAGTAAATAATATGCACCAGCATATTTTTTCGGGAAGCGTAAAAGATCAGGCAGGACAGCCTGTACCCAATGCAATTGTATATGATACCAAAACCCGGAACACAGTACAAACAAATGCCTACGGCCAGTTTAATATACAGGCCATTGATACGGCTATGAGTATTGCAGTAAATGCAATGGGTTATGAGCAGGCAACTCAATCTATTAACAGCAATGATATGCTTGCCAATAATATTGTTTTGCAAAAGGCTGACCAGCAATTGAGCGAAGTAGTAGTAACATTGGCAAATGCAAAAGTGAAAAAATCATCCAACTCGTTAAATATTGTAAAAATTCGTGGAGCAAGTTCACTTAAAACAAATGGAGAACCCATGTATGTGGTAAACAACCAGGTATTACCAGCCTCAGATTTTATGCAAATACCATCTGGTTTTATTAAAAGCATGCAAGTAATCAAAGATAAAAATGCAGCAGCAATTTATGGTTCAATGGCAACAAATGGCATAGTAGTAGTTACCTTAAAAGAAAACCTGAGCCTGCACAAGCCAGCTACGGTTACGCTCATAAATGTAGCTATTATTTCCGGCGAAACAGCGTTGCGCCAATTTGCAAAAGACAGCCTTTTTGTTGTGAGCAATAAAAAAACAATTGAACTTAAATTTGACACCGATGATTCCGGCATACCAGTGAGGATTGCGGTAAAAAATTCCATTTGCAGCAGTTGCGATAATAAAGCCATACAAATGCTTAACCTGGCCACATGGCAAAAAGTTAAGAAAGGCAAAAAAGCAGGGGTTAAATTAAATTTCTAA
- a CDS encoding sigma-70 family RNA polymerase sigma factor — MVALSELFQRYMDLIYGVCLKYLEDKELAKDAVLDIFEELVPKLQKHEVANFKAWVYQLSKNHCLMKIRAAKKFSKISSEPELMQNQDLLHLDNDQNREESFKQLELCLQQLQEEQKITIELFYLQKKCYNEIVEQTGIEWNKVRSHIQNGRRNLKICMDKQMAES, encoded by the coding sequence ATGGTTGCATTGAGTGAACTATTTCAACGCTATATGGATTTGATTTATGGCGTATGCCTCAAATACCTGGAAGATAAAGAATTGGCCAAAGATGCCGTACTGGATATTTTTGAAGAATTGGTACCCAAACTCCAAAAACATGAAGTAGCCAATTTTAAAGCCTGGGTATATCAATTGTCAAAAAACCATTGCCTTATGAAAATAAGGGCAGCAAAGAAGTTCAGCAAAATTTCCTCCGAACCGGAACTTATGCAAAACCAGGATTTGCTGCATCTGGATAATGACCAAAACAGGGAAGAGAGCTTTAAACAATTGGAATTATGCCTGCAGCAGCTTCAGGAAGAACAAAAAATAACCATTGAACTTTTTTACCTGCAAAAAAAATGTTATAACGAAATTGTGGAACAAACCGGCATAGAATGGAACAAAGTACGCAGCCATATTCAAAACGGCAGGCGAAATTTAAAAATATGTATGGATAAACAAATGGCAGAAAGTTAA
- a CDS encoding sterol desaturase family protein — protein sequence MALLIAGMLFFWILEGAIPLYKLKFEKNRFSHAGINLVFTLIHLAIHSLLAFLIVVLSDWCRLNGFGLVYWANANIFFTIIITVLGLDFFGGWLVHIIQHKVPLLWSFHIVHHSDKKVDVTTGLRHHPFESVLRGIFFFMGILATGSPMYAVMIFQTLLVFVTAFTHANIKLPGNIDNSLSYFLISPNMHKVHHHHKLPYPDSNYGAIFSIWDRVLGTFKKLHIHQIQYGIDQSTLNDNDENLGMLLKTPFTKK from the coding sequence ATGGCCTTATTAATTGCCGGTATGTTATTTTTTTGGATACTGGAAGGTGCCATTCCATTATATAAATTGAAATTTGAAAAAAACCGGTTTTCTCATGCCGGCATCAACCTGGTATTTACCCTCATCCATTTGGCTATACATTCGCTGCTGGCATTTTTAATTGTGGTATTGAGTGATTGGTGCAGGCTAAATGGATTTGGCCTTGTTTACTGGGCGAATGCCAATATTTTCTTTACCATTATTATTACCGTTTTGGGTCTTGATTTTTTTGGTGGCTGGCTGGTACATATTATCCAGCATAAAGTACCCTTACTTTGGAGCTTTCATATTGTCCATCATTCCGATAAAAAAGTAGATGTAACTACCGGGTTGCGCCACCATCCTTTTGAAAGTGTTTTGCGTGGCATATTTTTCTTCATGGGAATATTGGCCACAGGGTCGCCAATGTATGCAGTAATGATTTTTCAAACCCTATTGGTTTTTGTAACAGCATTTACCCATGCCAATATTAAATTGCCCGGGAATATAGACAATTCCTTAAGCTATTTTCTTATTTCACCCAATATGCATAAAGTGCACCATCATCATAAGCTGCCTTATCCCGATTCTAATTACGGTGCTATCTTTTCAATTTGGGACCGTGTGCTGGGTACTTTCAAAAAACTGCATATCCACCAAATTCAGTATGGTATTGATCAATCCACGCTTAATGATAATGATGAAAACCTGGGGATGCTGTTGAAAACCCCTTTTACTAAAAAATAA
- a CDS encoding copper homeostasis protein CutC, which yields MLLEIIAFNIQSCATIQNAGAQRIELCGNPTEGGTTPSYGFIKAAREVTGIQLFPIIRPRGGDFLYSNEEFEIMKSEIKLCKEFGCDGVVIGLLNADGTIDKKRTAALVSLAYPLEVTFHRAFDRVKDMYIALEDVIEAGCGRILTSGLFPTAEQGMGNLQKLVEAANNRIVIMPGSGVRSDNINIIAQKTGASEFHSSARILSASLMQHYNKNMNETLEYNTVDEDEVKKLVTAIK from the coding sequence ATGTTATTAGAAATTATTGCTTTTAATATTCAAAGTTGTGCCACAATACAAAATGCCGGCGCCCAACGTATAGAGTTATGCGGTAACCCCACAGAAGGCGGCACCACTCCATCTTATGGTTTTATTAAAGCCGCAAGGGAAGTTACCGGTATCCAGTTGTTTCCCATAATAAGGCCACGAGGCGGCGATTTTTTGTATAGCAATGAAGAATTTGAAATAATGAAATCGGAAATTAAGTTGTGTAAAGAATTTGGATGCGATGGCGTAGTTATTGGTTTGCTCAATGCCGATGGTACAATTGATAAAAAAAGAACGGCAGCCCTTGTATCGCTGGCTTATCCATTGGAGGTAACTTTTCACCGGGCATTTGACAGGGTGAAGGATATGTATATTGCTTTGGAAGATGTAATTGAAGCAGGATGCGGAAGAATACTCACTTCGGGGCTTTTTCCCACAGCAGAACAGGGAATGGGCAACCTGCAAAAATTAGTGGAGGCCGCTAATAACCGAATTGTAATAATGCCCGGTAGTGGCGTAAGGTCGGATAATATTAATATCATTGCTCAAAAAACAGGCGCATCAGAATTTCACAGTTCGGCAAGAATTTTATCAGCAAGCCTTATGCAGCATTACAATAAAAATATGAACGAAACACTTGAATATAATACCGTAGATGAAGATGAAGTAAAAAAACTGGTTACGGCAATTAAGTAA
- a CDS encoding 4'-phosphopantetheinyl transferase superfamily protein, whose amino-acid sequence MPLVYQQNINDDTKLGLWRIEEPENFFLQFVPLQKKITHPHKRLQHLAGRFLLRKLFPHFPLKLIKIAETRKPFLPGEQYHFSISHCGDYAAVIVSSKYRVGVDVEWPQQKIDIVKHKFMGTKEFTVLKMMDERDELFKLTMAWSIKEAIFKWYGLGQLDFKKHMVIQQLYKEEELFTANCTLNRSMPMKLDVFAKNIEGNVLAWLVTEK is encoded by the coding sequence ATGCCGCTGGTTTATCAACAAAATATTAACGACGATACAAAGCTTGGCCTTTGGCGTATTGAAGAGCCCGAAAACTTTTTTTTGCAATTTGTTCCCCTGCAAAAAAAAATTACGCATCCACATAAGCGTTTACAGCATCTGGCCGGCCGTTTTTTGCTACGGAAATTATTTCCACATTTCCCGCTAAAGCTTATTAAAATTGCCGAAACCAGGAAACCTTTTTTACCTGGGGAGCAATACCATTTTTCCATATCTCATTGCGGTGATTATGCAGCTGTAATTGTAAGCAGTAAATACCGGGTAGGCGTAGATGTGGAATGGCCACAGCAAAAAATTGATATAGTGAAGCATAAGTTTATGGGCACAAAAGAGTTTACTGTTTTAAAAATGATGGATGAAAGAGACGAATTGTTTAAACTTACCATGGCCTGGAGCATAAAAGAAGCCATTTTTAAATGGTATGGCCTGGGGCAGCTTGATTTTAAAAAGCATATGGTAATACAGCAATTGTATAAAGAGGAAGAACTTTTTACCGCAAATTGTACTTTAAATAGATCGATGCCTATGAAACTGGATGTATTTGCCAAAAATATAGAGGGTAATGTGCTGGCATGGTTAGTTACGGAAAAATAA
- a CDS encoding dCTP deaminase yields the protein MILSDKRILEEIERGTIKIAPYNRDCLGSNSYDVHLGANLATYEDDELDAKKHNTIRHFEIPGEGLVLQPHKFYLGVTEEYTETHIHVPFLEGKSSTGRLGIDIHATAGKGDVGFCGNWTLEISVKQPVRVYKGMPIGQLIYFPVDGEIEVKYNQKKNAKYSGQPNKPVESMMWKNNF from the coding sequence ATGATATTAAGCGACAAACGTATTTTAGAAGAAATAGAAAGAGGAACTATTAAAATAGCGCCCTACAACCGGGACTGCCTGGGAAGCAACAGTTACGATGTACATTTAGGCGCCAACCTGGCCACTTATGAAGATGACGAACTGGATGCAAAAAAACACAATACTATACGCCATTTTGAAATACCGGGTGAAGGGCTGGTTTTGCAGCCTCATAAATTTTATTTAGGCGTAACCGAAGAATATACCGAAACACATATTCATGTCCCTTTCCTGGAAGGTAAATCATCCACAGGCAGGCTGGGTATAGACATTCATGCAACCGCAGGCAAAGGCGATGTAGGTTTTTGCGGTAACTGGACGCTGGAAATTTCTGTGAAACAACCGGTAAGGGTTTATAAAGGCATGCCTATTGGCCAGCTCATTTATTTTCCTGTAGATGGCGAAATTGAAGTGAAATACAACCAAAAGAAAAATGCCAAATATAGCGGCCAGCCAAATAAACCTGTAGAAAGCATGATGTGGAAGAATAATTTCTAA